The proteins below come from a single Bombus fervidus isolate BK054 chromosome 15, iyBomFerv1, whole genome shotgun sequence genomic window:
- the Yl-1 gene encoding vacuolar protein sorting-associated protein YL-1: MALNRDRRSNAGSKMAKLLNEEEEDDFYKTTYGGFDEVEQDHDYMEEDEAEDEVDSDFSIDENDEPISDTEQEGPKKKRRLVTKAYKEPKVQSNQLPSKEKRVRQPRQRTFIESTERKSIRRSTAAKSAATQRRLTERNEHQKRKTRVIRHDTWKPTQEELLEEALQTEQINMKSLEKYQKLENEKKNTRTVRKSQTGPMIRYQSLAMPVMILSEVNCDKEEDKINVEGDDEKSANLEDKHPDGITDESAVTIKTENGMTDVAKKESSQNSNKGKYYYEQTKGYYERTFITFENEQLFSEAFKKPSTLRSPMKPLCAITRLPAKYLDPMTQLPYKNVQTFRLLREAYYQQLEARTDINDTSQSSDLLRWLEWRQKNHGGLAQRNTVRLEPASASMPM, encoded by the exons ATGGCACTAAACAGAGATCGGCGTTCAAACGCCGGAAGTAAGATGGCAAAATTACTGAatgaagaagaggaggatGATTTCTATAAAACAACTTATGGAGGCTTTGACGAAGTAGAACAGGATCATGATTACAT GGAAGAAGATGAAGCGGAAGATGAAGTAGATTCAGACTTTAGCATAGATGAAAATGATGAGCCCATTTCTGATACCGAACAGGAGGGACCTAAGAAAAAACGTAGGCTAGTAACAAAAGCTTACAAAGAACCTAAAGTTCAGTCTAATCAATTGCCatctaaagaaaaaagagtaaGACAGCCAAGGCAAAGAACCTTTATCGAGAGCACAG aaagaaaatcTATACGTCGATCTACTGCTGCAAAATCGGCTGCAACACAAAGAAGACTTACTGAAAGAAATGAGCatcaaaaaaggaaaactaGAGTTATAAGACATGATACATGGAAGCCTACTCAAGAAGAATTATTAGAAGAAGCATTGCAAACTGAACAGATCAATATGAAATCATTAG AAAAGTATCAGAAactagaaaatgaaaaaaaaaatactaggACAGTAAGAAAATCGCAAACTGGTCCTATGATTAGGTATCAATCTTTAGCAATGCCTGTTATGATACTTTCTGAGGTAAATTGTgataaagaagaagataaaattaatgtcGAAGGAGATGACGAAAAAAGTGCAAATTTGGAAGACAAGCATCCAGATGGGATAACAGATGAAAG TGCTGTGACTATAAAGACAGAAAATGGCATGACGGATGTTGCCAAAAAGGAATCTTCTCAAAATTCCAACAAAGGCAAATATTACTATGAACAAACAAAAGGATATTACGAAAGAACCTTCATTACTTTCGAAAATGAACAACTGTTTTCTGAAGCTTTCAAAAAACCTTCCACACTACGATCACCGATGAAACCTTTATGTGCAATTACTag gcTCCCAGCAAAATATTTAGATCCCATGACTCAGCTACCATACAAAAATGTGCAAACATTTCGTCTATTGCGTGAAGCATATTATCAACAATTAGAAGCTCGAACAGATATTAATGATACCTCACAAAGCTCAGATTTACTACGGTGGCTCGAATGGAGACAAAAAAATCATGGTGGTCTAGCTCAAAGAAACACAGTACGTCTTGAACCAGCTTCCGCGAGCATGCCTATGTAG
- the Pyd3 gene encoding beta-ureidopropionase pyd3, whose amino-acid sequence MSNPKFDQTLEDILEKNLPEKELAEVKRLLYGRELQSLNLPQWNGNEDLDVQGYIMGGSVTEQLRPPRLIRVGLIQHSIVLPTTEPLQKQRNALHMKIQKYVDYAAACGVNILCLQEAWAMPFAFCTREKYPWCELAEDAENGSTIILMSELAQRHGMVIISPILERDSANGDTLWNTSVIINNDGKVIGKVRKNHIPRVGDFNESTYYMEGNTGHPVFETCFGRIAINICYGRHHPQNWMMYGLHGAEIVFNPSATTSHTSEPLWSIEARCAAIANSYYTCAINRVGTEMFPNEFTSGNGAPAHHDFGHFYGSSYITAPDGTRTPGLSRCKDGLLVSELDLNLCRQMKDIWCLRMTQRLDLYAKELNEYVEKNWKPQHKNVKQQEKDSKN is encoded by the exons ATGAGTAATCCAAAGTTTGATCAAACTCTCGAAGACATTTTGGAGAAAAATCTACCAGAGAAGGAGCTGGCTGAAGTTAAGCGCCTTTTATATGGCCGCGAGTTGCa GTCGCTAAATCTTCCTCAATGGAACGGAAATGAAGATCTCGACGTCCAAGGATACATCATGGGCGGCAGTGTGACGGAGCAACTGCGTCCTCCACGTCTGATCCGAGTTGGTTTGATTCAGCATTCCATAGTGCTACCAACGACAGAACCTTTGCAGAAACAAAGAAACGCTCTGCATATGAAAATCCAAAAATATGTCGACTACGCCGCAGCCTGCGGTGTCAACATACTCTGCCTCCAAGAGGCTTGGG CTATGCCATTTGCCTTTTGCACCAGAGAGAAATATCCCTGGTGTGAATTGGCTGAAGATGCTGAGAATGGATCAACCATAATACTCATGAGTGAACTTGCTCAACGGCATGGAATGGTTATCATTTCTCCAATTCTTGAGAGAGACTCTGCAAATGGCGACACTCTGTGGAACACTtctgtaataattaataacgatgGAAAGGTGATTGGAAAGGTGAGGAAGAATCATATTCCTCGCGTAGGAGATTTCAACGAGTCTACTTATTACATGGAAGGAAATACAGGACATCCTGTTTTCGAAACATGCTTTGGACGTATAGCTATTAACATTTGTTATGGTAGACATCATCCCCAGAACTGGATGATGTACGGATTGCATGGTGCTGAg ATTGTGTTCAACCCATCAGCAACAACTAGCCATACATCTGAACCATTATGGTCCATCGAAGCAAGATGTGCAGCCATAGCAAACAGTTACTACACCTGTGCTATTAATCGCGTTGGAACTGAAATGTTCCCCAATGAATTTACGTCCGGCAATGGAGCTCCTGCGCACCATGATTTTGGCCACTTTTATGGGTCCAGCTACATCACTGCTCCTGATGGAACTAGAACACCAGGCTTAAGTCGTTGTAAAGATGGTCTTCTCGTCTCTGAACTAGATCTGAACTTGTGTCGTCAGATGAAAGATATTTGGTGTTTGAGA ATGACACAAAGATTGGACTTGTACGCCAAAGAACTGAACGAATATGTGGAAAAAAACTGGAAACCACAAcataaaaatgtgaaacagCAGGAAAAAGACAGCAAAAATTAA
- the Br140 gene encoding bromodomain-containing protein 140 has product MNTPQSNKKKGRSRIGVSNDSTSPANNETLSTQETSKFVLVNPIGEDTNKTFKIGITDSVPIISLEGNSSDEKNTIQKGHAIPLDKDKEEKNILTNLPVAMVKEIDGYEQQLGEAEPLPNSYIRFMERSGEELDGEVEYDLDEEDTAWLSTVNERRLASGLSPPLEPDTFELLMDRLEKESYFQQQSNGGGGVAADEDAVCCICMDGECQNSNAILFCDMCNLAVHQDCYGVPYIPEGQWLCRRCLQSPSRAVDCVLCPNRGGAFKQTDRPATWAHVVCALWIPEVRFANTVFLEPIDSIESIPAARWKLICCVCKRRGSGACIQCHKSNCYAAFHVTCAQQAGLCMRMRTVQPANGEPMLVQKTAYCEAHTPSDYQPSTNPADARRRAIANKKSSSAPVISIPTIPPERIKEIASLAEGLPKRSQLIQRLIAYWTLKRQYRNGVPLLRRLQSSHPQSRPPPLGENSSPPPDSELRGELYRQLKYWQCLRQDLERARLLCELVRKREKLKKELFKVKEKCLWFELRPLESILCSLLEAIKMKDVNDVFGQPVNTKEVPDYLEIVSHPMDFSTMQIKIERQEYDTIGAFEADFNLMVSNCLAYNRKDTMFYRAGIKMKEQGGALIDQARKDYPELDPVNENEQTASKSRKRDRANRSRGETELQSGEKEVGGGGVNRRTAVLFTRKARARASRSNQMFVLEDDKKKQSDSFKEYRSRTMDSDVGEGESQSSSCSSCSTSRSTTPDLEEEKQRQQEANEAKKELESKQGAASNGLEALQLVWAKCRGYPWYPALIIDPNTPRGTVHKGVPIPAPPDDVLALAVNYKEPVFLVLFFDTKRTWQWLPGEKLEKLGVSQELDEAKLIESRKPADRKAVKKAYQEALHYRKQTHNTTLNAGSVS; this is encoded by the exons ATGAACACTCCACAgtcgaacaaaaaaaaaggcaGAAGTAGAATCGGTGTTAGCAACGATAGTACTAGCCCCGCGAACAACGAAACGCTCAGCACCCAAGAAACATCAAAATTTGTTTTG GTAAATCCTATTGGTGAAGATACAAATAAAACATTCAAAATTGGAATCACTGATTCAGTACCTATTATTTCCTTGGAAGGGAATAGTTCTGATGAGAAAAATACGATTCAGAAAGGTCATGCTATACCATTAGACAAAgacaaggaagaaaagaatattcttACCAATTTACCTGTAGCTATGGTGAAAGAGATTGATGGGTATGAACAACAGCTAGGTGAAGCAGAACCACTTCCAAATTCATATATCAGATTTATGGAACGCAGTGGGGAAGAACTTGAtg GAGAAGTAGAGTATGATTTAGATGAAGAAGATACTGCGTGGTTGTCTACAGTAAATGAAAGGCGATTAGCTTCGGGACTCAGTCCACCTTTGGAGCCTGATACATTTGAATTATTGATGGACAGATTGGAGAAAGAATCATACTTTCAACAACAAAGTAATGGTGGTGGAGGAGTTGCGGCTGATGAAGATGCAGTTTGCTGTATTTGCATGGATGGAGAATGTCAAAACAGTAATGCCATACTATTTTGTGACATGTGCAATCTAGCTGTACATCAGGATTGTTATGGTGTACCATATATTCCTGAAGGACAGTGGTTGTGCAGGAGATGTTTGCAAAGTCCTTCACGAGCAGTTGATTGTGTTTTGTGCCCAAATAGGGGTGGTGCTTTTAAACAAACTGACCGCCCAGCTACGTGGGCTCATGTTGTATGTGCTTTGTGGATACCGGAAGTAAGATTCGCTAATACAGTGTTTCTGGAGCCTATTGATAGTATAGAAAGTATACCTGCTGCACGTTGGAAACTTATATGTTGTGTATGCAAACGTAGAGGATCTGGTGCTTGTATTCAGTGCCATAAAAGTAACTGTTATGCTGCATTTCATGTAACATGTGCACAACAAGCTGGTCTATGTATGCGTATGAGAACAGTGCAACCTGCAAATGGGGAACCAATGTTAGTTCAAAAAACAGCTTATTGTGAAGCTCATACACCATCTGATTATCAACCTTCCACCAATCCTGCTGATGCCAGAAGAAGGGCAATTGCGAATAAGAAGAGTTCTTCTGCTCCAGTTATTTCTATTCCAACCATACCACCAGAACGTATTAAAGAAATTGCTAg CTTAGCTGAAGGGTTGCCTAAACGAAGCCAACTGATACAGCGTCTTATAGCATACTGGACTCTGAAACGCCAATATAGAAATGGCGTTCCTCTTCTTAGGAGACTTCAGAGTTCACATCCTCAATCCAGACCACCACCACTTGGAGAAAATTCTTCACCACCACCAGATAGTGAATTACGTGGTGAATTGTATCGGCAATTAAAGTATTGGCAATGTTTACGACAGGATCTTGAGCGAGCCCGATTACTCTGTGAATTAGTACGGAAACGTGAGAAGTTGAAGAAAGAACTATTCAAAGT gaaagaaaaatgtttatggTTCGAATTACGTCCACTGGAAAGTATTCTATGCTCTTTACTAGAAGCAATCAAAATGAAAGATGTAAACGACGTGTTTGGACAACCAGTAAACACTAAAGAAGTCCCAGATTATTTGGAAATTGTATCTCATCCTATGGATTTTTCTACCATGCAg ATCAAAATAGAAAGACAAGAATACGACACAATTGGAGCTTTTGAAGCAGATTTCAACTTGATGGTCAGTAACTGCTTGGCCTACAACCGTAAAGATACCATGTTTTATCGAGCTGGAATAAAAATGAAGGAACAAGGTGGCGCTCTTATAGATCAAGCTCGCAAAGACTATCCTGAATTGGACCCTGTAAATGAAAACGAACAGACAGCATCCAAATCTAGAAAAAGAGACCGTGCTAACAGAAGTCGTGGAGAAACTGAGTTACAATCGGGAGAGAAAGAAGTAGGAGGAGGAGGAGTTAATAGAAGAACAGCAGTTCTCTTCACTCGCAAAGCAAGAGCAAGAGCCAGTAGAAGTAATCAAATGTTCGTCTTGGAGGATGATAAGAAGAAACAGAGTGACAGTTTTAAAGAGTACAG AAGTAGAACAATGGACAGCGATGTGGGAGAAGGTGAAAGTCAATCTTCGAGTTGCAGTAGTTGTTCAACGAGCAGGTCCACTACTCCTGatttagaagaagaaaaacagagGCAGCAAGAAGCGAACGAAGCAAAAAAAGAGCTGGAAAGCAAGCAAGGCGCAGCGAGCAATGGTCTGGAGGCTCTCCAACTTGTATGGGCCAAGTGTCGCGGATATCCCTGGTATCCGGCTCTTATAATAGATCCTAATACACCCAGAGGCACCGTGCATAAAGGTGTACCAATACCAGCACCGCCTGATGATGTATTAGCACTTGCCGTCAATTACAAAGAACCAGTATTTCTCGTTCTCTTCTTTGATACCAAAAGAACatg GCAATGGTTACCAGGGGAAAAGTTGGAGAAGCTCGGAGTGTCTCAAGAACTAGACGAAGCAAAATTAATCGAGTCTCGAAAACCTGCGGATAGAAAAGCTGTGAAGAAAGCGTATCAAGAAGCGCTCCATTACCGTAAACAGACGCATAACACAACGTTAAATGCCGGTTCAGTCAGTTAA
- the Drn gene encoding zinc finger AN1-type doctor no, giving the protein MERESNPMQALCRSGCGFYGSPATDGLCSLCYKENLKKKQQPPVSAATVPTSQTVSGNAGTLQGGFGSPAATGTTAQPTIPTIPQSTTDLPSSKEINREDQENEVGVSSGAVGEGSVSSGDADDCFDGKETDKESKKKKNRCVVCRKKVGLTGFECRCGGLFCSVHRYSDKHDCKFDYREMGAQEIRRNNPVVVGEKVQKI; this is encoded by the exons atggaaCGAGAATCTAATCCCATGCAAGCTCTGTGCCGCAGCGGTTGTGGATTTTATGGCTCCCCAGCCACAGATGGCCTTTGTTCTCTTTGTTACAAAGAAAACCTAAAaaagaagcagcaacctcctGTGTCAGCTGCCACTGTACCAACATCACAGACCGTCTCTGGTAACGCTGGCACGTTGCAAGGCGGTTTTGGTAGTCCTGCAGCTACAGGAACTACAGCCCAACCTACCATTCCTACCATACCTCAATCAACGACAGATCTGCCCAGCTCCAAAGAA ATAAATAGGGAAGATCAAGAAAATGAAGTAGGTGTAAGCAGTGGAGCAGTAGGAGAAGGATCTGTGAGTAGTGGGGATGCAGACGACTGCTTCGATGGCAAAGAGACTGACAAAGAAtctaagaagaagaaaaatcgttGTGTCGTGTGTCGCAAAAAAGTTGGTTTGACGG GATTCGAATGCCGTTGTGGAGGACTGTTCTGCTCTGTGCATCGATACAGTGACAAGCACGATTGCAAGTTCGATTACAGAGAAATGGGCGCTCAAGAAATTCGGCGCAACAATCCAGTTGTTGTTGGTGAAAAAGTGCAAAAAATTTGA
- the Smd3 gene encoding small ribonucleoprotein particle protein SmD3 translates to MSIGVPIKVLHEAEGHTITCETNTGEVYRGKLIEAEDNMNCQMQNITVTYRDGREAQLENVYIRGSKIRFLILPDMLKNAPMFKRPGGKGSGTAGRGKSAILRAQARGRGRGQNQRGRGTGSAPWLNQQNQPGGSQAGRGRG, encoded by the exons ATGTCGATCGGAGTACCGATAAAAGTACTCCACGAAGCGGAAGGCCATACCATAACCTGTGAAACGAATACTGGCGAAGTATACCGCGGCAAATTGATAGAAGCTGAGGATAATATGAACTGTCAGATGCAAAATATCACTGTAACTTATAGAGACGGCCGTGAGGCGCAGTTAGAGAATGTTTATATTAGAGGTTCAAAAATTAGATTTCTCATTTTACCAGACATGTTGAAGAACGCACCAATGTTTAAGAGACCGGGAGGCAAAGGCTCGGGAACTGCAGGCAGAGGGAAATCAGCTATTTTACGTGCCCAAG CTCGTGGAAGAGGTAGAGGTCAAAATCAAAGAGGTAGAGGCACAGGTTCTGCACCTTGGCTAAATCAACAGAATCAGCCCGGAGGATCTCAAGCAGGAAGGGGACGAGGTTAA